The Winogradskyella schleiferi genome has a window encoding:
- the serB gene encoding phosphoserine phosphatase SerB, which produces MATDIFLLNISGQDKPGLTSSLTGVLAEYDAKVLDIGQANIHDTLSLGIMFEIKKGKKSSAVLKDLLFKAYELGIKAKFTPISLQDYESWVDQQGKDRYIVTILGEKLAAEQISEVTKIISEKNLNIDSIKRLTGRLSLVKKEEYPRASIQLSIRGKISDKTDFTTKFMEISKELDVDIAFQEDTMFRRNRRLVCFDMDSTLIQTEVIDELAERAGVGAAVKAITESAMQGDIDFNESFKQRMKLLEGLSESVLQEVAEHLPITKGAKRLIDTLHYYGYKTAILSGGFTYFGHYLQEKLDIDYVYANQLEIKEGKLTGGYLGDIVDGKKKAEYLQLLADNMQIDISQTIAVGDGANDLQMLNLAGLGIAFHAKPKVKDNAQSSISSIGLDGVLYLLGYHDRHIDLMS; this is translated from the coding sequence TTGGCAACAGACATTTTTTTATTAAACATTTCAGGACAAGATAAACCTGGATTAACTTCAAGTTTAACAGGTGTTTTAGCGGAATACGATGCTAAAGTGTTGGATATCGGACAAGCTAATATTCATGATACCTTGTCTTTAGGAATCATGTTTGAAATTAAAAAAGGCAAAAAATCCTCGGCTGTTCTTAAAGATTTATTGTTTAAGGCCTATGAGCTTGGAATCAAAGCCAAATTCACACCGATATCATTGCAAGATTATGAGAGTTGGGTGGACCAACAAGGAAAGGATCGTTATATCGTTACTATTCTAGGGGAAAAATTAGCCGCGGAACAAATTTCAGAAGTTACTAAGATCATTTCAGAAAAGAACTTAAACATCGATTCCATCAAACGATTGACCGGACGCTTGTCATTGGTGAAAAAGGAAGAGTATCCAAGAGCCTCTATACAACTGTCTATTCGAGGAAAAATCAGTGACAAAACGGATTTTACCACAAAATTCATGGAAATTTCCAAGGAGCTGGATGTGGATATTGCGTTTCAAGAAGATACGATGTTTAGGCGTAACCGACGATTGGTTTGCTTTGATATGGATTCTACTTTAATTCAAACCGAAGTTATAGACGAGTTGGCAGAACGTGCAGGAGTAGGTGCGGCAGTGAAAGCGATTACAGAATCTGCGATGCAAGGCGACATCGATTTTAATGAAAGTTTTAAACAAAGAATGAAACTATTGGAAGGTTTGAGCGAATCTGTTCTACAAGAGGTTGCTGAACATCTTCCGATTACCAAGGGGGCAAAACGCTTAATAGACACCCTTCATTATTACGGTTATAAAACAGCAATTCTTTCAGGTGGCTTCACCTATTTTGGACATTATTTGCAAGAAAAGTTAGATATCGATTATGTCTATGCCAATCAATTGGAAATTAAAGAAGGTAAGTTAACAGGTGGCTATCTTGGCGACATTGTAGATGGCAAGAAAAAAGCAGAATATTTACAACTGTTGGCAGATAATATGCAGATAGATATCAGTCAAACGATTGCAGTTGGAGATGGTGCCAATGATTTGCAAATGCTAAATTTGGCAGGTTTAGGTATAGCGTTTCATGCAAAACCAAAAGTAAAGGATAATGCGCAAAGTTCTATTTCAAGTATTGGATTAGATGGTGTGTTGTATTTATTGGGCTACCATGACCGCCATATTGATTTGATGTCGTAG
- a CDS encoding ABC transporter ATPase, whose protein sequence is MLVEFNTLPETSRVWIYQANRSFSDEELEQLRTQLDTFIEAWTAHGKDLKAGYKLVYKRFIVIALDQQLNKATGCSIDASVNFIQQLEQQYNVDLMDKMNVSYKQGEFIAHKPLIDFKKMAQQKAVSKNTIVFNNLVTNIAEFNENWEVPASESWHSRFVK, encoded by the coding sequence ATGCTAGTCGAATTCAATACCTTACCAGAAACATCCAGAGTTTGGATTTATCAAGCCAACCGTTCGTTTTCAGACGAAGAGTTGGAGCAATTGAGAACACAATTAGATACCTTTATAGAAGCTTGGACAGCGCATGGCAAAGATTTAAAAGCCGGTTATAAGTTGGTTTACAAACGATTTATAGTAATTGCCTTAGACCAACAACTGAATAAGGCAACGGGTTGTTCCATTGATGCATCGGTAAATTTTATTCAACAATTAGAACAGCAATACAACGTGGATTTAATGGACAAAATGAATGTCTCTTACAAGCAAGGCGAATTTATTGCGCACAAACCATTGATCGACTTTAAAAAAATGGCTCAACAAAAAGCTGTTTCTAAAAACACTATTGTTTTTAATAATCTCGTAACGAATATTGCGGAATTCAATGAAAATTGGGAAGTGCCTGCGAGTGAAAGTTGGCATAGTAGGTTCGTGAAGTAG
- a CDS encoding PH domain-containing protein, translating to METTDFSQPQRQSSKGIIIIFAFNAVTFFKKFFVLFIAFGISILKSKSIGNVTPTMMFLALIAVLLIILVIAILKYLNFKFHLSNDDFHLATGIINKDNTIIPKSKIQNVYIKQNFLQQVIDVVSVKIETAGDKKSEIEISALDKPTALLLKKKLFHKSTVENTQIEDIEEKNIFFKVTPKRLLLEGLSENHFKSFLIIFAFVFGLYSEFEQYLETLRVEDHIADLVRLDDDTFFNLLVTNLVIIIAVVFISFLFSVVKTFIINFNLEVVEHQKTVEINKGLFNKISLSLTPSRIQNLVITTNRVKQYFNLHSLSVKQAMVNAKQQKNFKIVALEKEQLNYLTDKLLTNYSNNGETEKPRPYFMRISAMKMLFFLLVINGMLLGLFGMELLWMNILFVPLAMLYVYYAYKKAYYRISDDFVTIGSGVIDTTTNILEIHKIQAVKLKQTIFQKRIQITSVVIYTASKSVMIPYINEKRACKIYNFLLYKVESQERDWM from the coding sequence ATGGAAACAACTGATTTCTCACAACCACAAAGGCAATCTTCTAAAGGCATCATTATTATTTTTGCGTTTAATGCCGTGACGTTTTTTAAAAAGTTCTTTGTGCTTTTTATTGCTTTTGGAATTTCCATACTGAAAAGCAAATCCATTGGAAATGTGACACCAACGATGATGTTTTTGGCATTAATCGCTGTATTGCTCATTATTTTGGTGATTGCCATTCTAAAATATCTCAATTTCAAATTTCATCTCAGTAATGACGATTTCCATCTAGCAACAGGAATCATCAATAAAGACAATACCATTATTCCCAAGTCAAAAATTCAGAATGTCTATATCAAACAAAATTTTTTACAGCAAGTAATAGATGTTGTTTCAGTAAAAATTGAAACGGCAGGCGATAAAAAATCTGAAATTGAAATCAGCGCTTTGGATAAACCAACTGCTTTACTATTAAAAAAGAAGCTATTCCATAAATCCACAGTTGAAAATACGCAAATTGAAGACATTGAAGAAAAGAACATATTCTTTAAAGTTACGCCAAAACGCCTATTGTTAGAAGGTTTGTCTGAAAATCATTTTAAAAGTTTTCTGATAATATTTGCCTTTGTTTTCGGACTCTACAGTGAATTTGAACAGTATTTAGAAACCTTAAGGGTGGAAGATCATATCGCAGATCTTGTAAGACTCGATGACGATACATTTTTTAACCTATTAGTGACTAATCTAGTGATTATTATAGCGGTTGTATTCATTTCGTTTTTATTTTCAGTCGTAAAAACCTTTATCATTAATTTTAATCTTGAAGTTGTTGAGCATCAGAAAACCGTAGAAATAAACAAAGGTCTTTTCAATAAAATATCTTTGAGCTTAACACCAAGTCGCATTCAGAATTTGGTGATTACCACAAATCGGGTGAAGCAGTATTTTAATTTACATAGCCTGTCCGTGAAACAAGCCATGGTAAATGCCAAGCAGCAAAAGAATTTTAAAATAGTTGCATTAGAGAAGGAGCAGCTCAACTATTTAACCGATAAACTCTTAACAAATTACAGCAACAATGGCGAGACCGAAAAACCCAGACCATATTTTATGCGAATTTCGGCAATGAAAATGTTATTTTTTCTATTGGTTATCAATGGTATGCTTTTAGGTTTATTTGGCATGGAATTATTATGGATGAATATTCTTTTTGTTCCCTTGGCAATGCTTTATGTTTATTACGCCTATAAAAAAGCGTATTATAGAATTTCCGACGACTTTGTAACCATTGGAAGTGGCGTCATTGATACCACAACCAATATTCTTGAAATTCATAAAATTCAAGCCGTAAAACTGAAACAGACCATTTTTCAAAAACGAATACAAATTACTTCTGTAGTGATTTATACGGCTTCAAAATCGGTAATGATTCCGTATATCAACGAAAAAAGGGCCTGTAAAATTTACAATTTCTTATTATATAAGGTGGAATCCCAGGAAAGAGATTGGATGTAA
- a CDS encoding PH domain-containing protein, with translation MNFTNLQIETDSLPKVEDLDLKPISKSYFKIIILNQLALYAILIGLVFGIRYFIEKEEEVQLNLGYMLAIVLGFCVVNFFISFLAFKKRKYAIREHDVVYSKGLIIHSVTTVPMSRIQHVEESRSWLARHFGLATLKIFTAGESGSDLSIKGLPHLEAKQIKEIISNKVNGNN, from the coding sequence ATGAACTTCACAAACCTCCAAATAGAAACCGATAGCTTACCAAAAGTTGAAGACCTCGATTTAAAACCAATTTCAAAATCATATTTCAAAATTATTATACTGAATCAGTTGGCCCTTTATGCGATTTTAATAGGTTTGGTTTTTGGAATACGCTATTTTATCGAAAAGGAAGAAGAGGTACAGCTCAATTTAGGTTATATGCTTGCCATAGTCTTAGGATTTTGTGTTGTCAATTTCTTCATTAGTTTTTTAGCCTTTAAAAAACGGAAATATGCCATCCGCGAGCATGATGTGGTGTATTCCAAAGGTTTAATTATTCATTCCGTAACCACAGTGCCGATGTCCAGGATACAGCATGTGGAAGAATCCCGAAGTTGGTTGGCACGACATTTTGGGTTGGCCACACTCAAAATTTTTACAGCAGGAGAATCAGGAAGCGATTTAAGCATCAAAGGGTTGCCACATCTCGAAGCCAAGCAAATAAAGGAAATCATTAGCAATAAGGTTAATGGAAACAACTGA
- a CDS encoding (Fe-S)-binding protein: MSEQLKVPTMAEMMAEGKQPEILFWVGSAGSYDDRAKKITRAFVKILNKANVNFAVLGTEESNTGDVAKRAGNEFLFQMQAVMNIEVLNGYEVKRIVTCDPHSYNCIKNEYPGLGGNYEVIHHTQFIKELISSGRLTLEGNTYKGKRITFHDPCYLGRGNGVYDAPRDVLKKTNATLVEMKRHKSTALCCGAGGAQMFKDAEPGDKEVNVLRTEDALETQPQIIATGCPYCNTMMTDGVKFKEKESEIKVLDIAELIADA, translated from the coding sequence ATGAGCGAGCAACTAAAAGTGCCAACCATGGCAGAAATGATGGCAGAAGGCAAACAACCGGAAATTTTATTTTGGGTGGGCTCTGCTGGTAGTTATGACGACAGGGCAAAAAAAATAACCAGAGCTTTTGTAAAGATTCTAAACAAGGCAAATGTCAATTTTGCCGTTTTGGGAACAGAAGAAAGCAATACAGGCGATGTGGCCAAACGTGCTGGTAATGAATTCTTATTTCAGATGCAAGCCGTTATGAATATTGAAGTGCTCAATGGTTACGAAGTCAAACGTATTGTGACTTGCGATCCACATTCTTATAATTGTATTAAAAACGAATATCCAGGTCTTGGTGGAAATTATGAAGTGATTCATCACACCCAATTTATAAAGGAATTGATAAGCTCTGGACGATTAACGTTAGAAGGAAACACGTATAAAGGCAAACGCATCACATTTCATGATCCCTGTTATTTGGGAAGAGGCAATGGTGTATATGATGCGCCAAGAGATGTGCTTAAAAAAACCAATGCAACGCTTGTTGAAATGAAACGCCACAAAAGCACAGCCTTGTGTTGTGGTGCAGGAGGCGCGCAGATGTTTAAGGATGCAGAACCAGGAGATAAGGAAGTCAATGTGCTTAGAACCGAAGACGCTTTAGAGACACAACCACAAATCATTGCTACAGGTTGCCCTTATTGCAATACTATGATGACTGATGGTGTTAAGTTTAAAGAAAAAGAATCTGAAATTAAGGTATTGGATATTGCGGAGTTGATTGCTGATGCTTAA
- a CDS encoding (Fe-S)-binding protein has protein sequence MEYLPNIIFAIFLIAGIGYFAKNVKKLIRNIKLGHKVDASDHTSERWKNVVNIALGQSKMVKRPVSGFLHVIVYVGFVIINIEVLEIIIDGIFGTHRIGLSILPESVYGFLIGSFEILALLVLVSVIIFWIRRNVIKIRRFIGSDLKGWPKSDGNIILYFEVVLMILFLVMNATDTSFQNMEAGNVVSQFIAPWFEGLSAGTLFTIERTAWWLHIVGILVFLNYLYFSKHLHILLAFPNVYYGKVVPKGKFNNLGAVTAEVKLMMDPDADPYAAPAETAEDEVPAKFGASDVMDLSQVQLLNAYTCTECGRCTSECPANLTGKKLSPRKIMMDTRDRLEEVGKNIDANNGEFKDDGKQLLGDYITNEELWACTTCNACVEACPVSIDPLSIIMDMRRYLVMEQSAAPMELNNMMTNIENNGAPWPYNQMDRLNWKDE, from the coding sequence ATGGAATATTTACCAAATATCATATTTGCCATATTTTTAATCGCTGGTATCGGCTATTTTGCTAAAAATGTTAAAAAGCTGATCCGTAACATTAAGTTAGGTCACAAAGTTGATGCAAGCGATCACACTTCAGAACGTTGGAAAAACGTCGTGAATATTGCTTTGGGACAGAGCAAAATGGTGAAACGACCGGTTTCTGGTTTTCTTCATGTCATTGTTTATGTTGGCTTTGTGATTATCAATATTGAAGTCTTGGAAATTATTATCGATGGTATCTTTGGGACACATCGCATAGGTCTGTCCATATTACCAGAATCTGTATATGGTTTCTTAATTGGATCGTTTGAAATATTGGCGCTTTTGGTCTTGGTATCGGTAATTATATTTTGGATTCGTAGAAATGTTATCAAAATTAGACGTTTCATTGGTTCAGATTTAAAAGGCTGGCCAAAAAGCGATGGAAATATTATTCTCTATTTTGAAGTGGTGCTCATGATTTTATTTTTAGTGATGAATGCTACCGATACGTCATTTCAAAACATGGAAGCAGGAAATGTAGTTTCACAATTTATAGCTCCTTGGTTCGAAGGCTTATCAGCAGGAACACTTTTCACAATTGAAAGAACCGCTTGGTGGTTGCATATTGTGGGTATTCTTGTGTTCTTGAATTATTTATACTTCTCAAAACATTTACATATTCTCTTGGCATTCCCAAATGTGTACTATGGAAAAGTGGTACCAAAAGGAAAATTCAATAATCTAGGTGCCGTTACGGCCGAAGTAAAATTAATGATGGATCCAGATGCAGATCCTTATGCTGCACCAGCGGAAACTGCAGAAGATGAAGTGCCAGCAAAGTTTGGTGCCAGTGATGTAATGGACTTGTCTCAAGTACAATTACTAAATGCATATACCTGTACTGAATGTGGTCGTTGTACAAGTGAATGTCCTGCGAACTTAACAGGAAAGAAATTATCGCCTCGTAAGATTATGATGGATACACGCGATCGATTGGAAGAGGTCGGGAAAAACATCGATGCCAACAACGGTGAATTTAAAGATGATGGGAAACAATTATTAGGCGACTATATTACAAACGAAGAGCTTTGGGCTTGTACCACCTGTAACGCCTGTGTAGAAGCTTGTCCTGTAAGTATTGATCCACTATCTATTATTATGGATATGCGTCGTTATTTAGTGATGGAGCAAAGTGCTGCACCAATGGAACTGAATAACATGATGACCAATATAGAAAACAATGGCGCACCTTGGCCTTATAACCAAATGGACCGTTTGAATTGGAAAGACGAGTAG